In Carassius gibelio isolate Cgi1373 ecotype wild population from Czech Republic chromosome B4, carGib1.2-hapl.c, whole genome shotgun sequence, one DNA window encodes the following:
- the LOC127956938 gene encoding uncharacterized protein LOC127956938 — MFQASSPAVHGGHLSTWLKAVTTPFLPKDASNLQHPEQLDTELDELMARDPNQSDYYRELARIFGSLVPILVAQARLSERSNIAEDAWKDQAPTQSHLDQLLLETQNQREKEDDTDPELQKGVERLHNALQDLRLDTDQREQLEREARKELKKKLQQGDALLNRAETELKERDYKTWACKTHLQAARAKFNKLTLQRDELQDELDTVHTELRQSHRLQSGWIGETHTTKFLPGRHSNPFSQEPRAGKGGVISLLRKSPASLQEHLSTTEGREPFQRTHVTKPCTAHRELHKLARSISTFIPDPAGGHDVNASLQAIDFHVQTVANVTDVNTLYLLKITSSHDVHCFLDRQPETVKAYYQQLPQTLILEFSDPNSDHGLLIAMDLKQGRFENPQTFCSQLRNTHFGACNEPGMEQDFNLKTLFLPNLHASWSFHLRVPACPRNRTTQELRNLAHKACTKQKTICEKTVKKLKVSVSEHCLELTLDGTLQHHSHRHFYRESIPLQASRGQHNRNGAHPTHQSEQFLPSRTQSPNIRQWNHSRLDTGKLSPEPTSEKHSAATSETAEILRVLKDLLHMKTHKEDEPSTQNTARHLQTTELTVTAQSDNNTQAPQSTAAHPERDSTGPHTRYHKHKVPENAVLTTCLRSELHKTGPHQPQIVTPALMPTFLGSLVKKGVGRKGVNREDLIDTGLNLTVISSYLFKRLQFEAKRQDRTLTPQTYELNVQVYRQDDIQFEQVVPIHLTFVPMSLIHPMYVPPMNTHTLLIDKDLLEHFDPFLNFKQLKDFAQVREPLSLQPHRLLEPDCQVTEVTGTPAASHEYNALTTGPSSSLCTLVNKQGTVVPAYTKGVAVRLNLQGGQTLHHTLGFFQSSPECVELGLTLANNKHVKHQHLFQQCDNITKTHNVIVYWKKVKGHSKLPSLDEDFKDHTDTLAKTGTLNNILWSLPTQPTHIQG; from the exons atgttccaggcatccagtccagcagtccacgggggccacctctcgacatggttgaaagcagtgacgacccccttcctgcccaaggacgccagtaacctgcagcacccagagcaactagacaccgagctagatgaactgatggcacgcgatccaaaccaaagcgactactacagagaactcgccaggatcttcggaagcctagttcccattctcgtcgcccaggcacggctcagtgaacggagcaacatcgcggaggatgcctggaaggaccaggccccaacccagagtcatcttgatcagcttctcctcgagacccagaaccagcgcgagaaagaggacgacacagatccagagctacagaaaggagttgaaagacttcacaatgccctgcaagatcttcgcctcgacacagatcaaagagaacagctggagagagaagccagaaaagaactcaaaaaaaaactccagcaaggcgacgctctcctaaacagagcagagactgaactgaaagaaagagactataaaacctgggcctgcaaaacacacttgcaagcggcccgagctaaattcaacaagcttactctgcagagagatgagctccaagatgaacttgacactgttcacaccgaactgagacaatctcacagattacagagtggctggatcggagaaacgcacaccacaaaatttctcccgggccgccactccaaccctttcagccaggaacccagagctggaaaagggggtgtaatctcccttctaaggaaatcaccagccagcttacaagaacatctgtcaacaacggagggaagagaacccttccagagaacgcatgtcaccaaaccctgcactgctcacagagaacttcacaagctagccagaagcatctctacattcattccagatcctgcaggaggacatgacgtgaatgcttctttacaagccattgactttcatgtgcaaactgtcgccaacgtgacagatgtgaacacattgtacctgttaaaaatcacgtccagccatgatgtgcattgttttctggatcgtcaaccagagactgtcaaagcgtactaccagcaactgccacagactttgattcttgaattctctgatccaaactcagaccatgggctccttattgctatggacctcaaacagggccgatttgaaaacccacagactttctgtagtcagctacgaaacacccacttcggagcatgcaacgaaccaggtatggaacaggatttcaacttaaaaactctgttcctcccaaacctacatgccagttggagttttcatctcagagtgccagcgtgtccccgtaacaggactacacaagagttacggaacttagcccacaaagcttgcaccaagcaaaagactatttgtgaaaagactgtgaaaaaactcaaagtctctgtctctgagcactgcttggagttaaccctagatggcaccctacaacaccacagtcacagacatttttacagagagtcaataccgctccaagccagcagagggcaacacaatcgtAATGGTGCTCATCCAACGCACCAGAGCGAGCAATTCCTaccatccaggacacaaagccccaacatccggcagtggaaccactctcgactcgacactggtaagctcagtcctgagcccacgtcagaaaaacacagtgcagccacgtctgagacagcagagatcctgagggtgctgaaagatcttcttcacatgaaaactcacaaggaagatgagccaagcacccagaacactgcccgtcatctacagaccacagagctaactgttacagcacaaagtgacaacaacacccaagctccacagtcaacagctgcacaccctgaacgagacagcacaggtcctcacaccaggtaccacaaacacaaggtaccagaaaacgctgttttgactacctgccttcgcagcgagctacacaagaccggtcctcaccaaccacagatcgtcacacctgccctgatgccaacattcctgggcagccttgtcaaaaagggggtgggccgaaaaggagtcaacagggaagacctgatcgacacaggattaaacctgacggtgatctcatcttaccttttcaaaagactccaatttgaagctaagagacaagatcgaactcttacacctcaaacttatgaactgaatgtacaggtgtacagacaggatgacatccagtttgaacaggttgttcccattcacctgacattcgttccgatgagtctaatacatcccatgtatgtcccaccaatgaacactcacacattgctcatcgacaaagacctgctagaacactttgacccttttctgaacttcaaacagctaaaagactttgctcaagtgcgagaacctctttctctccagccacacaggttgctagagccagactgtcag gtcacagaggtcacgggaaccccagcagccagccatgagtacaacgccctaacaacaggcccaagttcaagcctctgtaccttagtcaacaaacagggtacggtggtaccagcttacaccaaaggggtcgctgttcggctcaacctgcaaggtggtcaaaccttacaccacacgctgggtttcttccaatcctcacctgaatgtgtggaactcggactcacacttgcaaacaacaagcatgtcaaacaccaacacctgttccagcaatgtgataacatcacaaaaacacacaatgtgatcgtgtactggaagaaggtaaaaggacactcgaagttaccaagtctagacgaggactttaaagatcacactgacacccttgccaaaactggcacactaaacaacattctgtggtcactcccaacccaacccacccacattcaaggttga